A window of Flammeovirga kamogawensis genomic DNA:
AGAAGGTTCTTTAGCTAAAGTTAGCTTAAATAAGAAGTTAGAACGCCTCAATGATTTTGAAACAATTGAAGATTATGATCTTCCAAAGTCATTTAAAGGAAAATTAAGACCTTACCAAAAGGCAGGGTATAATTGGATGCGTTTCTTGTCAGAATATAATTTTGGAGGTTGTTTAGCTGATGATATGGGACTGGGTAAAACAGTACAAACATTAGCTATTTTAGAAAATGAAAGAGTTGCAGAAAATGGGACATCTCTTTTAATAATGCCAACATCATTGGTGTACAATTGGGAGATGGAAGCAAAGAAGTTTACTCCTAAAATGAAAATACTAAATTATACAGGAACAAACCGTTCTAAAAACCCAGAAAATTTTGGGTGGTATGATATAGTAATTACCTCTTACGGAACTGCAAGAATAGATGCAGAAATATTATCAAGCTATTATTTTAATTATATAGTTCTTGATGAAGCGCAAACGATAAAGAACCCTACATCGATTATTACAAAGGCAGTAAACCAGTTAAAAAGTAGAAAAAGACTGCTATTATCAGGTACTCCAATTGAGAATACGACAATGGATTTATGGTCGCAAATGAACTTTGCAAACGAAGGGCTATTAGGTGGACAGAATTTCTTTAAAAAAGAGTTTCTTACACCAATTGAACGTAAAAAAGATGAGGCTAAATATGCTAAACTTTATCGTTTAATTAAACCTTTTGTAATGCGTAGACATAAATCTCAAGTTGCATCAGAATTACCTGAGAAAATTGAGAAGGTGATGTACATTGATATGACACCTGAACAAAAGGTGAAATATGAAGAGGTGAAGTCGTCTTATAGAAACGAGATTCTAGAACATATAGAAACTACAGGTGTAAAAGGATCGCAATTTATGCTACTTAAAGGGTTAACAGAGCTACGTCAGTTGGCCAACCACCCTAAACTTACAGAAGAGTCTTACAAACACTCTGCAGGTAAGTTTGAAGAGGTAATAAGAACTTTAGAAAATGCGACTCAAGAGGGACATAAGATTTTAGTTTTTAGCCAATTTGTAAAGCACCTTACTATTTTTAGAAAAGAGCTAGATAGTAAAAAGATAAAATATTCTTATTTAGATGGAGGAACCAAAGATAGAAAAGCTGAAGTAGATAAATTTCAGAACGATAAGGATGTTCAAGTTTTTCTTATCTCATTAAAAGCTGGAGGCTTAGGTTTAAACTTAACAGCTGCAGATTATGTATTTATCTTAGATCCGTGGTGGAACCCTGCTATAGAAGCACAGGCAATAGATAGAGCACATAGAATTGGTCAAGAGAATAAAGTACTTGTTTATAAATTTATTACTAGAGGAACTGTAGAAGAAAAAATATTGGCGTTACAACAAAGTAAGAAAGAACTTGCTGATAATTTAATTACAACTGAAGAGAGTTTCATGAAGAAATTAACGCAAGATGATATTAGTACTTTACTAACCTAAAATAAATTTTAAATTTAAAAGGTTGATACTATTGTATTTAGTACTATTTTTAGATATTTTGTATACTTTTTATGTAAATAATGTTGTGGAATTAAAAAAAGTACCTACCTTTGCATCGCAAGTCAGATCGATTTGCTCCCCCGAATCCCCCAGGTACGGAAGTAAGCAAGGGTAAGGGGTTGAGCGATGCGTTTCTGACTTGTTTTTTTATGTCAAAAAATTGATAAAAAGGTCATCAAATAATTAAATTTGATGACCTTTTTTGTATTTAACAGGAAAGTGCGATTCTAAACATCGCTTTAATATTCTGGGTAGAGAAGCATATAGTCTATAAAAACCAACTAGTAAGTATCTTTATGTATATCTTTTGATTGGATAAAATGATTCCCCTCAAAAAGATTAGTAATTTTATCTACAAAAAAAGATTGCCCTATTACACAATATTGGAAATCTGTTAATTGAAATAATTCCGTCTGAATACTTAAAGGAGTTAGGCTATTAAGTCCATCACATAAAATCACATTTATAGTGTTAAAGTGAGTTCTTAATAATGTTTCCTGAAAAGTAGGTAGTGAATTTTTACTTTTCAGATAAAATAAATAAACAGGATTTTTAAACCTTTTATTTTTTAACTCTTGAAGTATAGGGAATGCTTTATTAATATGATCTTCATCTATAAATAGAGCAAAACCTTTATTAGTATTATAGGTAGAACATTTAGACTGACTACTATTTTTTTTGTAATTATTTAGAACTTCATATCTTTCAATTAGATCAGGATTGTGTAAATCTGTAAACATATCTTTTACGGTTGAGAGAAAGTTAATTGATATTTAATTAGGGCATTTTAAGGTGATAAGTTTCTATCACTTTAAATTAATCACAAGGTTAGTAACGTTAGTATTTAATGTGGAAAATGAGACTTCCGAATATTTTGGAGCAACTAATCTTCCAAATTTGTTATTAGAATAACCATATTTCTCTAGAGGTACACCAATAATATTAGTAGTTATTTCTTCATTTTCATCCTCATCATGATATGCTGAAATTGCATAGGTCCCAATGGGTATTTCTTTAAATGAAACAATAAGTTTATTACTGGTAGGTTTTAAAGTTACTTTACGATAATAATTTAGGTTGTAAAAATAATCTTCTTCGTTATTATATAGAACTACTACCACATTTCCTTTTGAATTACTTATCCCCTCTAGTGTTAAAGTAATTGTAGAAGTCTGGGAAGTAGGAACTAAAAAAGAACAAAAATATAGGATAAACAGATAAATCATATATATATATTTTCTTTAACTGATATTGCAATGTATATAATGATTCTGAGATTTTATACTGAATTGTTGCCAATGGGAGTATTGGGTTATGAAAACAGCTCTGGTGAACGCTATTTAAATGATTTGGGATGAATGGGACAGCTGTGAAAGCTGAATTTACTTATATAAAGCTATTAATTCTTTAGAAAAGCTTCTTGAAACAGGTATTGTAAATGTGAGATTTCTAAGATGTAATTCATAATTTCTGGCATTACCAGTAACTTTTTCAATTTGATCAAAATTAGCAATGAAAGATTTATGACAATGATGAATATTGTTAAGTTGATTGACTTGCTCGAATGCTTTTTTTAGCGGGTACCGAATAACTACTTTATTAAGTTTATCATCTAAGAAAAAAAATACTTCTAAGTAATTTCCTTCAGATTTAATACATATGAAGTTATTTTGATCGAGTAAAATGTTACTATTGTCTGCAGTGAAATCAATTTGAGGAATACGGGCTTTGTCAGCTTTATTATCAACTTTGTCTTCTTCACTATATATATGTTTTGTTATATCTTCAGCTTTAGAAGCATTGACTTGTCTTAAAGTTTTTTCTGTGAAAATTAAGAATATAACAGTGGGAAAGATACCTACTGAAAAAGTGATACCTATAAATTTAAGAAAAGAATGATTTATTGAAATTACTTCTTGACCAATGGTTGATGTATAATACCAATTTCCAATAGATATTATTAAAATAATGAAAGAAGTATAAAGGGCTGCTTTTTTT
This region includes:
- a CDS encoding DUF2141 domain-containing protein, giving the protein MIYLFILYFCSFLVPTSQTSTITLTLEGISNSKGNVVVVLYNNEEDYFYNLNYYRKVTLKPTSNKLIVSFKEIPIGTYAISAYHDEDENEEITTNIIGVPLEKYGYSNNKFGRLVAPKYSEVSFSTLNTNVTNLVINLK
- a CDS encoding LytTR family DNA-binding domain-containing protein, translating into MVINIYARLHLVGKIMLINNLNAPFPLLQSNKVKLISSVSFGLFVFGFLYIFQPFGISEVQFYKPLFIGGYALITFCCVAFSFFALPYILKSTFNPDKWTVKKAALYTSFIILIISIGNWYYTSTIGQEVISINHSFLKFIGITFSVGIFPTVIFLIFTEKTLRQVNASKAEDITKHIYSEEDKVDNKADKARIPQIDFTADNSNILLDQNNFICIKSEGNYLEVFFFLDDKLNKVVIRYPLKKAFEQVNQLNNIHHCHKSFIANFDQIEKVTGNARNYELHLRNLTFTIPVSRSFSKELIALYK
- a CDS encoding DEAD/DEAH box helicase codes for the protein MKVSTSEPFKLVYSLFEHQFLGYLFESFVVQLNSENKLTLLHQNISSRNAHEFSSKLDDVDYELIHLMDDIQPESIAHRFGNKKRQKPNMFFLTVFDEKKGDKLLQERIIDFVEEHRVKILNKLQNKMVFEMGKDGNPTYKTIRVQKNKADIVFRFWRNEDHTNYRPFMYYDSEKVEFQYKNAVILSNKPAWLLLEGKLYTFKGEVDGKKIKPFLFKNFIAVPKKMEASYYEKFISHLIEDYQVKASGFDIITKEDKPSASILLKEIKGQEGLFDKDDAPSFASEVELRLMFHYNGDTVDASTIGKRSQVTLEHIEENDDFIFTKTRRDQRFEKDIRNQVIDLDLDITKKGYVVLPKNDAFSWISTNSDKLSELNVEITQGEDLDKVYFIGQSTINLEVSEDRDWFDIKTKVVFGEFEIPFIKIRKLIVSGRHEFELPNGEIAVIPNVWFTQYQELFYFLDNDSETPRLHKHHLALVQELQEGSLAKVSLNKKLERLNDFETIEDYDLPKSFKGKLRPYQKAGYNWMRFLSEYNFGGCLADDMGLGKTVQTLAILENERVAENGTSLLIMPTSLVYNWEMEAKKFTPKMKILNYTGTNRSKNPENFGWYDIVITSYGTARIDAEILSSYYFNYIVLDEAQTIKNPTSIITKAVNQLKSRKRLLLSGTPIENTTMDLWSQMNFANEGLLGGQNFFKKEFLTPIERKKDEAKYAKLYRLIKPFVMRRHKSQVASELPEKIEKVMYIDMTPEQKVKYEEVKSSYRNEILEHIETTGVKGSQFMLLKGLTELRQLANHPKLTEESYKHSAGKFEEVIRTLENATQEGHKILVFSQFVKHLTIFRKELDSKKIKYSYLDGGTKDRKAEVDKFQNDKDVQVFLISLKAGGLGLNLTAADYVFILDPWWNPAIEAQAIDRAHRIGQENKVLVYKFITRGTVEEKILALQQSKKELADNLITTEESFMKKLTQDDISTLLT